One genomic window of Brienomyrus brachyistius isolate T26 chromosome 16, BBRACH_0.4, whole genome shotgun sequence includes the following:
- the sestd1 gene encoding SEC14 domain and spectrin repeat-containing protein 1: protein MEAAAILPILKKRLAFLSGGKDRRSGLILTIPLCSEQTSMEELSSTLDYLLSIPSEKCKARGFTVIVDGRKSQWNIVKTVVLMLQNVIPAEVSLVCVVKPDEFWDKKVTHFCFWKEKDRLGFEVILVSANKLTRYIEPCQLTDEFGGSLVYDHMDWLNKRLVFEKFTKESTSLLDELAVINETEAGNHPDKERPTDCSFLPSFDPETVLQTGHELLSELQQRRFNGSEGGTAWSPMDDELLAQPQVMKLLDSLREQYTKYQEVCRQRSKRTQLEEIQTKVMQVVNWLEGPGTEQLRAQWGIGDSTRASQALQQKHEEIESQHSEWFAVYVELNQQIAALLNAGDEEDLVELKGLQQQLSDVCYRQASQLEFRQNVLQSAHDFHSTAQDLSQQLDGLLGMLCADVAPADGAAVQQTLKHLEEKLKSVEGALQVLREKGQILLEQISNQTSWSYGKDITVKNKESIDHIQSVMEDMQLRKQRCEDMVDVRRLKMLQMVQLFKCEEDAAQAVEWLGELLDALLKTHIRLGDDAQETKILLEKHKKFVDVAQSTYDYGRQLLQATVVLCQSLRCTTRSSGDTLPRLNRIWKQFSVTSEERVQRLEMANSFHIAAEKILTDCVEQPEIGMDLETYEEVEAVGKALLDRLTIPVVFPDGSEQYFGSPSDMASSAEHIRDKIKLVEERRLQQQEAGQHLDEALETASLGS, encoded by the exons ATGGAAGCTGCAGCTATTCTTCCTATCCTGAAGAAAAGACTGGCATTTTTGTCAG GAGGCAAGGACAGACGCAGTGGCCTGATCCTGACCATCCCGCTGTGCTCGGAGCAAACCAGCATGGAGGAGCTGAGCTCTACGCTTGACTACCTGCTTAGCATCCCGAG tgagaaatgcaaagcgAGAGGATTCACTGTCATTGTGGATGGAAGGAAGTCGCAGTGGAACATCGTGAAGACTGTTGTCCTGATGTTGCAG AATGTCATACCAGCAGAGGTGTCCTTGGTGTGTGTTGTGAAGCCTGATGAATTCTGGGACAAGAAGGTCACCCATTTCTGTTTCTGGAAAGAGAAGGACAGGCTTGGATTTGAG GTTATTCTTGTGTCTGCCAATAAACTTACACGGTACATTGAGCCTTGTCAGCTGACGGATGAGTTTGGGGGCAGTCTTGTGTACGATCACATGGACTGGCTAAACAAAAGGCTG GTCTTTGAGAAGTTCACCAAGGAGTCCACATCCCTGCTGGATGAACTTGCGGTCATCAACGAGACTGAGGCAGGGAACCATCCAGACAAAGAAAG ACCCACAGACTGTAGCTTTCTCCCGTCCTTTGACCCAGAAACTGTACTCCAGACTG GCCATGAGCTGCTGTCAGAGCTACAGCAGCGCCGCTTCAACGGTTCTGAGGGCGGGACAGCCTGGTCGCCCATGGATGACGAGCTGCTGGCTCAGCCCCAGGTCATGAAACTGCTGGATTCACTGAGGGAGCAGTACACCAAGTACCAGGAGGTGTGTCGTCAGCGCAGCAAGCGCACACAGCTGGAAGAGATCCAGACCAAGGTCATGCAG GTTGTGAATTGGCTGGAGGGCCCTGGCACAGAGCAGCTCCGCGCACAGTGGGGGATCGGCGACTCCACCAGAGCCTCCCAGGCACTGCAGCAAAAGCACGAGGAGATCGAAAGTCAGCACAGT GAGTGGTTTGCTGTCTACGTGGAGCTGAACCAACAGATCGCAGCGCTGCTCAACGCAGGGGATGAGGAGGACCTGGTGGAGCTGAAGGGACTGCAGCAGCAGTTGAGCGACGTCTGCTACAGACAGGCTAGCCAGCTGGAGTTTAGACAGAACGTGCTGCAGTCTGCCCATGATTTCCACAGCACTGCTCAGGAT TTGTCTCAGCAGCTGGACGGGTTGTTGGGGATGCTCTGTGCAGACGTGGCCCCCGCCGATGGAGCTGCTGTGCAGCAGACGTTGAAGCACCTGGAGGAAAAACTAAAAAGCGTTG AGGGTGCTCTGCAAGTCTTGAGAGAAAAGGGTCAAATCCTTCTTGAGCAGATCTCTAATCAGACATCATGGTCATACGGGAAGGATATCACAGTCAAAAACAAGGAAAGCATAGATCACATACAAAGCGTCATGGAGGACATGCAGCTGCGGAAACAAAG ATGTGAGGACATGGTGGACGTAAGGAGACTGAAGATGCTCCAGATGGTTCAGCTCTTTAAGTGTGAAGAAGATGCTGCACAG GCAGTTGAATGGCTGGGAGAGCTTCTAGATGCTCTCCTGAAAACTCATATCAGACTAGGAGACGATGCACAGGAAACCAAAATATTATTggagaaacacaaaaaatttgTGGATGTTGCACAG aGTACATATGACTATGGGAGGCAACTCCTGCAGGCCACTGTGGTCCTATGCCAGTCTTTGCGTTGCACCACACGCTCATCAGGTGACACTCTGCCACGCCTCAATCGCATCTGGAAACAGTTTTCTGTCACATCTGAGGAAAGGGTGCAGCGGTTGGAGATGGCCAACTCCTTCCACATTGCAGCTGAGAAG ATCCTGACAGATTGCGTGGAACAGCCTGAGATTGGTATGGATTTGGAGACATATGAGGAGGTGGAAGCAGTGGGGAAAGCTCTTCTGGACAGACTGACTATACCTGTGGTTTTCCCTGATGG GAGCGAGCAGTACTTCGGAAGCCCCAGTGACATGGCCTCCTCTGCAGAGCACATCCGGGACAAGATAAAGCTGGTGGAGGAAAGGAGGCTTCAGCAGCAGGAGGCAGGGCAACATCTTGATGAGGCTCTTGAGACGGCCTCCCTTGGCAGCTAA